One Myxococcaceae bacterium JPH2 DNA window includes the following coding sequences:
- a CDS encoding ROK family protein encodes MEVWNLPVLGHEFWELAGAVRVDATRRAGVPEPTLTARLVATVQAALELLVHQHAPDAVYLSGGLACLEGFNAELARATQALPCTVHVAEAPRFAPVHAGLAVLESLSARAPLSVDVGQTSIKCASPHVSWLVERSPATLPWLFIGMPRPKDGHHITAATRFIAGTMRTFIETNAEAPDALCLALPCPLDEALLPGGCTYGWEGHASLVSDILTQASLPASGGTVWVLNDAELAAESARRDARVKGRKVLCLTLGFGPGGALLERT; translated from the coding sequence CTGGAGGTGTGGAACCTGCCCGTGCTGGGACACGAGTTCTGGGAGCTGGCGGGAGCAGTCCGAGTGGACGCGACCCGCCGCGCGGGAGTCCCCGAGCCCACGCTCACCGCGAGACTCGTCGCCACGGTGCAGGCCGCGCTGGAACTCCTCGTCCACCAGCACGCACCGGACGCCGTCTATCTCAGCGGAGGGCTCGCATGTCTGGAGGGCTTCAACGCCGAGCTGGCCCGGGCCACGCAAGCACTCCCCTGCACCGTGCACGTCGCCGAGGCGCCTCGCTTCGCCCCCGTGCACGCAGGGCTCGCCGTGCTGGAATCACTCTCAGCCCGCGCACCACTGTCCGTGGACGTCGGGCAGACCAGCATCAAGTGCGCGAGCCCCCATGTCTCGTGGCTCGTCGAGCGCAGCCCCGCGACCCTGCCCTGGCTGTTCATCGGCATGCCTCGTCCGAAGGATGGGCACCACATCACCGCCGCCACGCGGTTCATCGCGGGCACGATGCGAACGTTCATCGAAACGAACGCCGAAGCGCCGGATGCCCTGTGCCTCGCCCTGCCCTGTCCGCTGGATGAAGCGCTGCTCCCAGGGGGTTGCACCTACGGCTGGGAGGGACACGCCTCACTCGTCTCGGACATCCTCACCCAGGCGAGCCTGCCCGCGAGCGGCGGCACGGTGTGGGTGCTCAACGACGCCGAGCTGGCCGCGGAGTCCGCGCGACGTGATGCGCGCGTGAAGGGCCGCAAGGTGTTGTGCCTCACGCTCGGCTTCGGCCCGGGCGGGGCCCTGCTCGAACGGACGTGA
- a CDS encoding MFS transporter → MSRSSTEQRTVAYASSRGRGVLLASIVGSGMAFLDSTAVNVALPALGRDLGAGMAGLQWAVDAYLLTLGSLVLTGGALGDAWGQRKVFILGLIAFTAMSVLCGLAPNATVLAIARAAQGIGAAMLVPTSLALLRTAFPAVDRQRAVSAWAGLSGVSTAVGPLLGGWLVDTASWRFVFFLNLPVSLLALWAALRFVPDIAPERDARTLDIRGAVTAALGLGGIIYALIEGPAHGWTPLSVSAAVGGVFLFGLFFFLEAREPHPMLPLSLFHSRTFSGANLTTLAVYFALGGALFLVVIALQQQAGYSALAAGASMLPLTLLMMLLSPPVGRLAERIGARPLMVVGPLLAGAGLALLTRIHRGGDYVTTVLPGVVVLGMGLSLTVGPLTAVVLGSVEDQHAGVASGVNNAVARIAGLLAVALLPMLGGITGQSSENFLGGMRRALWISAALCALGALCSQLMLPKSTGKVERPRPKESRAPVRPPLGRTPAPSGGGRS, encoded by the coding sequence ATGTCGCGGTCATCCACCGAACAGCGCACCGTCGCGTATGCGAGCAGCCGAGGCCGAGGCGTCCTGCTCGCGAGCATCGTCGGCAGCGGCATGGCCTTCCTCGACTCGACGGCCGTCAACGTGGCCCTGCCCGCGTTGGGGCGCGACCTGGGCGCGGGGATGGCGGGCCTCCAGTGGGCCGTGGATGCGTACCTGCTGACACTCGGCTCGCTCGTCCTCACGGGCGGCGCACTGGGCGACGCGTGGGGCCAGCGCAAGGTCTTCATCCTCGGCCTCATCGCCTTCACGGCCATGTCCGTGCTGTGCGGCCTGGCGCCCAACGCCACGGTGCTCGCAATCGCCCGAGCCGCCCAGGGCATCGGCGCGGCGATGCTCGTCCCCACCAGCCTCGCCTTGCTGCGCACCGCGTTCCCCGCGGTGGACCGGCAGCGCGCCGTCTCCGCGTGGGCGGGCCTGTCTGGCGTCAGCACCGCCGTGGGTCCGCTGCTGGGCGGCTGGTTGGTGGACACGGCCTCCTGGCGCTTCGTGTTCTTCCTCAACCTGCCCGTGTCGCTCCTGGCGCTCTGGGCCGCGCTGCGCTTCGTGCCGGACATCGCCCCCGAGCGGGACGCGCGCACCCTGGACATCCGAGGCGCGGTGACGGCGGCGCTGGGCCTGGGCGGCATCATCTACGCGCTCATCGAGGGCCCCGCGCATGGCTGGACCCCGCTGTCCGTGAGCGCCGCGGTGGGCGGCGTCTTCCTCTTCGGCCTCTTCTTCTTCCTGGAGGCGCGCGAGCCGCATCCCATGCTGCCGCTGTCGCTGTTCCACTCCCGCACGTTCTCGGGCGCCAACCTCACGACGCTCGCGGTGTACTTCGCGCTGGGCGGCGCGCTGTTCCTCGTGGTCATCGCGTTGCAACAGCAGGCGGGTTACTCCGCGCTGGCGGCGGGCGCGTCCATGCTTCCGCTCACGCTGCTCATGATGCTGTTGTCACCGCCGGTGGGACGGCTGGCCGAGCGCATCGGCGCGCGTCCGCTCATGGTGGTGGGTCCGCTGCTGGCCGGCGCGGGGCTCGCGCTGCTCACGCGCATCCACCGAGGCGGGGACTACGTGACGACGGTGCTCCCGGGCGTCGTGGTGCTGGGCATGGGGCTGTCGCTCACGGTGGGACCGCTGACCGCGGTGGTCCTCGGCAGCGTGGAGGACCAGCACGCGGGCGTGGCCTCCGGGGTGAACAACGCGGTGGCGCGCATCGCGGGTCTGCTCGCGGTGGCGCTGTTGCCGATGCTTGGAGGCATCACGGGACAGTCCTCCGAGAACTTCCTGGGAGGGATGCGGCGCGCGCTGTGGATCTCCGCGGCCCTGTGCGCGCTGGGCGCCCTGTGCTCGCAGCTCATGCTGCCCAAGTCGACCGGGAAGGTAGAGCGCCCTCGCCCCAAGGAGAGCCGCGCCCCGGTTCGTCCGCCCCTGGGGCGCACGCCCGCGCCCTCCGGGGGTGGCCGCTCGTAA
- a CDS encoding asparagine synthase C-terminal domain-containing protein: protein MQCLPVPPPAITRGVDTPRDEDTLADALRTLGEQAIQAQVGAGTRDVSLSGGVDSAALCAMAARHAPGRIRAWTMDVHFADTTERANAQLMARVAGVEQVDVPIPDACLPDLFEPAVRANPRVILNARAIASFAFYAEAKRLGVGPVMLSGAGADEVMLGNPRARANARAQVDEDRKLAARVLRHPAPEFALDSTTMPWDLGPWEANRSDEVRHAAWVLRELVLPPELCGARAHGLTVRTPYLDEAFARFTLALPASLLVRGDLGKWLFRHAVRTLVPDEVRLARKTPRYAQTALSSPMRQRWLELYREWLSPHRLEPLQVIDPVAVLALLDDYARLAPEDTRAAAVDRLLMRLVSLAMLHAHPEACRACPES, encoded by the coding sequence ATGCAATGCCTCCCGGTCCCACCGCCCGCCATCACGCGCGGCGTGGACACGCCACGCGATGAGGACACCCTGGCTGATGCGCTGCGCACGCTCGGGGAGCAAGCCATTCAAGCCCAGGTCGGCGCGGGCACACGTGATGTGAGCCTCAGCGGTGGAGTCGACAGCGCGGCGCTGTGCGCGATGGCCGCGCGCCACGCACCGGGGCGGATCCGCGCGTGGACCATGGACGTCCACTTCGCCGACACCACCGAGCGCGCCAACGCCCAGCTCATGGCGCGCGTGGCCGGAGTCGAACAGGTGGACGTGCCGATTCCGGATGCGTGCCTGCCCGATCTCTTCGAGCCGGCGGTGCGCGCCAACCCACGCGTCATCCTCAATGCCCGCGCCATCGCCAGCTTCGCGTTCTACGCGGAGGCGAAGCGACTCGGAGTCGGCCCGGTCATGCTCAGTGGCGCGGGCGCGGACGAAGTGATGCTCGGCAATCCCCGAGCACGCGCCAACGCCCGCGCGCAGGTGGATGAGGATCGAAAGCTCGCGGCCCGCGTACTCCGCCATCCCGCACCGGAGTTCGCCCTCGACTCCACGACCATGCCCTGGGACCTCGGGCCGTGGGAGGCGAACCGCTCCGACGAGGTCCGCCACGCCGCCTGGGTCTTGCGAGAGCTGGTCCTGCCTCCCGAGCTGTGCGGCGCCCGAGCCCATGGCCTCACGGTGCGCACACCGTACCTGGACGAAGCCTTCGCTCGCTTCACGCTCGCACTCCCCGCTTCGTTGCTGGTGCGAGGCGACCTGGGCAAGTGGCTCTTCCGGCACGCGGTGCGCACGCTCGTCCCCGACGAGGTCCGGCTCGCGCGCAAGACGCCGCGCTATGCCCAGACCGCCCTCTCCAGTCCCATGCGCCAGCGCTGGCTGGAGCTGTATCGCGAATGGCTCTCTCCCCACCGCCTGGAGCCGCTCCAGGTCATCGACCCCGTCGCGGTGCTCGCGCTCCTGGATGACTATGCGCGGCTCGCTCCCGAGGACACCCGTGCGGCGGCGGTGGATCGCCTGTTGATGCGGCTGGTGTCACTCGCCATGCTCCACGCTCACCCCGAGGCATGTCGCGCATGTCCCGAATCCTGA
- a CDS encoding serine protease translates to MSADSLVSLSQSIASVVERIAPSIVRVEARRRRGATGLVFGNDGHILTTSHAVEHEGHIQLGLADGRTVSAELVGRDPSTDLALLKTETSGLTPLTPAPLDDVKVGHLVLAVGRPGRTARATLGIVSAFGEGWRTHAGGRVDHYLETDADLPPGFSGGALVDAQGRFLGLLTAAFSRSAAVVIPGSTLTRVANGLVEHGGIRRGYLGVGAHPVRLPQTQGETGLILLSVDPDGPAHRAGLLLGDVLLSLGGQSLHGVEDLLGYLGDEKVGSTVTAKVLRAGEARDVSITIGKRA, encoded by the coding sequence ATGTCCGCCGACTCCCTTGTCTCCCTCTCTCAATCCATTGCATCCGTCGTCGAGCGCATCGCGCCGAGCATCGTCCGCGTGGAGGCCCGCCGCCGTCGTGGCGCCACGGGCCTTGTCTTCGGCAACGACGGGCACATCCTCACCACCAGCCATGCCGTCGAGCACGAAGGCCACATCCAGCTCGGCCTCGCCGATGGAAGAACCGTCTCCGCCGAGCTGGTGGGCCGAGACCCGAGCACCGACCTCGCGCTCCTGAAGACCGAGACCTCGGGCCTCACGCCGCTCACGCCCGCGCCGCTCGATGACGTGAAGGTGGGGCACCTCGTCCTCGCCGTGGGACGTCCGGGTCGTACAGCGCGCGCCACGCTCGGCATCGTCAGCGCGTTCGGAGAAGGTTGGCGAACGCACGCTGGAGGGCGCGTGGACCACTACCTGGAAACCGACGCGGACCTTCCGCCCGGCTTCTCGGGTGGCGCGCTCGTGGATGCCCAAGGCCGCTTCCTCGGCCTGCTGACGGCGGCGTTCTCGCGCTCGGCGGCGGTGGTGATTCCGGGCAGCACGCTCACCCGCGTGGCGAATGGTCTCGTGGAGCACGGCGGCATTCGCCGCGGCTACCTCGGCGTGGGAGCCCATCCCGTGCGACTCCCGCAGACGCAGGGAGAGACCGGGCTCATCCTCCTATCGGTCGATCCAGATGGCCCCGCGCACCGCGCCGGTCTGCTGTTGGGCGATGTGCTGTTGAGCCTGGGCGGCCAGTCGCTGCACGGCGTGGAGGACCTGCTCGGCTACCTGGGCGACGAGAAGGTGGGCTCCACCGTGACGGCGAAGGTGCTGCGCGCGGGCGAGGCACGCGACGTGTCCATCACCATTGGCAAGCGCGCGTGA
- a CDS encoding radical SAM protein — MHYDLHDGRILTWALEAHAATHCNLRCVQCCPLSPHLPAWTVSPERLGEDLRTLARVLKPQVFKFTGGEPFLHPDLPALLDVARASGISEQFSVTTNGFLAQSAPDAVYERLDRMTLSVYSSRLLPERSIARITERCEQHGVYLTVKRIDAFQQLTPESPSTSDAETREVFARCWLKTRCHLVHQGRFYLCTRPPHVETVVRREHPESPALSEVDGVSLDGPELLARMLGYLERETPLETCRRCLGSSGPWAPHAQLPRTPHPRLSAY, encoded by the coding sequence GTGCATTACGACCTCCACGACGGTCGCATCCTCACCTGGGCCCTGGAGGCGCATGCCGCCACGCACTGCAACCTGCGCTGCGTGCAGTGCTGCCCCTTGTCTCCCCACTTGCCGGCCTGGACCGTGTCGCCCGAGCGGCTCGGTGAGGACCTGCGGACGCTGGCCCGAGTCCTCAAGCCGCAGGTGTTCAAGTTCACGGGAGGGGAGCCGTTCCTGCATCCGGACCTTCCCGCGCTGCTCGACGTGGCTCGGGCCTCGGGCATCAGCGAGCAGTTCTCCGTCACCACGAATGGGTTCCTCGCGCAGAGCGCGCCGGATGCGGTGTACGAGCGGCTCGACCGGATGACGCTGTCTGTCTATTCGTCGCGGCTGTTACCGGAGCGCTCCATCGCGCGCATCACGGAGCGGTGCGAACAGCACGGCGTCTATCTCACAGTGAAGCGCATCGACGCGTTCCAGCAGCTGACTCCCGAGAGCCCCTCGACGTCGGACGCCGAGACGCGCGAGGTCTTCGCGCGCTGCTGGCTCAAGACGCGGTGCCATCTGGTGCACCAAGGTCGCTTCTACCTGTGCACGCGGCCTCCGCATGTCGAGACCGTGGTGCGGCGTGAGCACCCGGAGTCGCCTGCGTTGTCGGAAGTGGATGGGGTGTCACTGGACGGCCCGGAGTTGCTCGCGCGGATGCTCGGCTATCTGGAGCGAGAGACGCCGCTGGAGACCTGCCGGCGATGTCTGGGGTCCAGTGGCCCGTGGGCGCCGCACGCCCAGCTTCCTCGGACGCCGCATCCTCGACTCTCTGCTTATTGA
- a CDS encoding glycosyltransferase — protein sequence MSRILIATSPEKGHVNPMVGVAQWLRRLGHTVGWLCLPEPAPQLEHLGVELLHLPTARPAAPAIETGGEALAKLVQDEAALGAWIRGLLLDAVPALIPPVREVVRAFRPDVMALDGMQYAAVLAAHAEGIPWAGVSSALTLLEPELDLALLRNVRALAADRQALFARYGFDARFRTCECLSPSLNTIFATEDFVGSDARVPPATHLVGPSIPPEDRGDEVDFPWHRMGDKPVVYASFGSQISWQPELFRLIAEAAAPLGVTLVLTAGALAGTDFPSTLPGDVVAVPYVPQRQLLRRTSVFISHGGANSVMEAMTAGVPLLLLPVCNDQPVQAHFLEQAGAGRVLAPSRMTVHECRAALTQLMAPESSIRRKVSAISKVYGARDGAREAAERIAGLVE from the coding sequence ATGTCCCGAATCCTGATCGCCACCTCGCCCGAGAAAGGGCACGTCAACCCGATGGTCGGCGTGGCGCAGTGGCTGCGCCGCTTGGGCCACACCGTGGGCTGGCTGTGTCTGCCCGAGCCCGCGCCCCAGCTCGAACACCTCGGTGTCGAGCTGCTCCACCTCCCCACGGCGCGCCCCGCCGCGCCCGCCATCGAGACCGGTGGCGAGGCCCTGGCGAAGCTCGTTCAAGACGAGGCCGCGTTGGGCGCGTGGATCCGTGGGCTGCTGCTCGACGCGGTACCCGCGCTCATTCCTCCCGTGCGCGAGGTGGTGCGCGCCTTCCGTCCCGACGTGATGGCGCTGGATGGAATGCAGTACGCGGCCGTGCTCGCCGCGCACGCGGAAGGCATCCCCTGGGCGGGAGTGTCCTCCGCGCTGACGCTGCTGGAACCAGAGCTGGACCTGGCGCTCTTGCGCAACGTGCGAGCCCTGGCCGCAGACCGTCAGGCCCTGTTCGCCCGCTATGGCTTCGACGCGCGCTTCCGAACCTGTGAGTGCCTGTCACCGAGCCTCAACACCATCTTCGCGACAGAGGACTTCGTCGGCTCGGACGCGCGCGTTCCTCCCGCCACGCACCTCGTGGGCCCCTCGATTCCGCCCGAGGACCGAGGCGATGAAGTGGACTTCCCCTGGCACCGCATGGGCGACAAGCCCGTGGTGTATGCCTCGTTCGGCAGTCAGATTTCGTGGCAGCCCGAGCTGTTCCGTCTCATCGCGGAAGCCGCCGCACCGCTGGGCGTCACGCTGGTCCTCACGGCAGGAGCGCTGGCCGGCACGGACTTCCCCAGCACGCTGCCCGGTGACGTCGTGGCCGTTCCGTATGTGCCACAGCGCCAGCTCCTGCGGCGCACGTCCGTGTTCATCTCGCATGGCGGCGCCAACTCGGTGATGGAGGCGATGACGGCGGGCGTTCCGCTCCTCTTGCTGCCCGTCTGCAATGATCAGCCGGTGCAGGCGCACTTCCTCGAGCAGGCAGGAGCGGGGCGTGTACTCGCCCCCTCCCGAATGACCGTGCACGAGTGCCGAGCCGCGCTCACCCAGCTCATGGCTCCAGAGTCCTCCATCCGGCGCAAGGTGTCCGCCATCTCCAAGGTCTACGGCGCACGCGACGGAGCCCGAGAAGCCGCCGAGCGCATCGCGGGTCTGGTCGAGTGA
- a CDS encoding trypsin-like peptidase domain-containing protein — translation MKFLQQLSDDLESLVARASPAVVGVEHARGHGTGLFLTPDGYILTNRHVVMRSPRKLRVQLSTGEERGASLVGVDLPTDLAVVRAEGDAFPTLPLADPEKVRVGQLVVAIGNPFRLEQSVSLGMVSAINRSITLPNDVILEGMLQTDAAINPGNSGGPLLNTQGQVVGLNTLVLPDAQGIGFAVSAATAAWVASLLIQRGKVERKFLGIAATAVTLESALAKDIGQLRAVRVLQVKPGAPADDAGLLAEDLLLSINGRPVQSVDDLQRLMALSTDDAVQLDVLRKGRRKTTAVRAHPRLESAAA, via the coding sequence ATGAAGTTCCTGCAACAACTCTCCGATGACCTCGAGAGCCTGGTGGCGCGAGCCTCTCCCGCCGTCGTCGGCGTGGAGCACGCGCGAGGCCACGGCACGGGCCTCTTCCTCACGCCGGATGGCTACATCCTCACCAACCGCCACGTGGTGATGCGCAGCCCCCGAAAGCTCCGCGTCCAGCTCTCCACGGGCGAGGAGCGCGGGGCGTCGCTCGTGGGCGTGGACCTTCCCACCGACCTCGCGGTGGTGCGCGCGGAGGGCGATGCCTTCCCCACGTTGCCCCTGGCGGATCCCGAGAAGGTCCGCGTGGGTCAGCTCGTGGTGGCCATCGGCAATCCCTTCCGATTGGAGCAATCCGTGTCGCTCGGCATGGTGAGCGCCATCAACCGCTCCATCACCTTGCCCAACGACGTCATCCTGGAGGGCATGCTTCAGACCGACGCGGCCATCAACCCGGGCAACTCGGGCGGCCCGCTGCTGAACACGCAGGGCCAGGTGGTGGGGCTCAACACGCTGGTGCTCCCGGACGCGCAGGGCATCGGCTTCGCGGTGAGCGCGGCCACCGCCGCGTGGGTGGCCAGCTTGCTGATTCAGCGAGGCAAGGTGGAGCGGAAGTTCCTGGGCATCGCCGCCACGGCGGTCACCTTGGAGTCCGCGCTGGCCAAGGACATCGGCCAGTTGCGCGCGGTGCGCGTGCTTCAGGTCAAACCCGGCGCGCCAGCGGATGACGCGGGACTCCTCGCCGAGGACCTGCTCCTGAGCATCAACGGTCGGCCCGTGCAGAGCGTGGACGACCTCCAGCGCTTGATGGCGCTGTCCACGGACGACGCCGTCCAGCTCGACGTGCTCCGCAAGGGCCGCCGCAAGACGACGGCGGTGCGGGCGCATCCGCGCCTGGAGTCCGCCGCCGCGTAA
- a CDS encoding UBP-type zinc finger domain-containing protein, which translates to MAEMCEHILQAGDPEPRTEGCEECLKMGDTWVHLRRCLSCGHVGCCDSSKNKHATKHWRATQHPVVQSFEPGEDWLWCFEDQVFVDERPSADEARV; encoded by the coding sequence ATGGCCGAGATGTGCGAGCACATCCTGCAAGCAGGTGACCCGGAGCCGCGGACCGAGGGCTGCGAGGAGTGCCTCAAGATGGGCGACACCTGGGTGCACCTGCGGCGCTGTCTGTCGTGCGGGCACGTGGGGTGCTGCGACTCGTCCAAGAACAAGCACGCGACGAAGCACTGGCGCGCGACGCAGCACCCCGTGGTCCAGTCCTTCGAGCCGGGCGAGGACTGGCTGTGGTGCTTCGAGGATCAGGTCTTCGTGGACGAGCGGCCCTCGGCGGACGAAGCACGCGTGTGA
- a CDS encoding 5'-nucleotidase C-terminal domain-containing protein — MHSPRLARAVRAAISCLVGVCPLLTACNDSEGPPPVTVIPQAADFSPRTLTLLQTSDLHSNIFAWDYFTGKADAKRGLAKVAALVKQERAKNPDCTLLVDTGDTIQGTPLGTYYALVDNKPQHPMATAMNELGYAAMALGNHEFNYGLGVLGKFKGEVRFPLLGANVRKSADGSEAFTPYVLQNVCGVTVGILGLVTPGVTTWERAENIPDLRFDDPLKTAKTYVPRMKAAGADIIVVAIHSGPDKQPTGSASVADSWLADYADPTKWNDRGNLPGENEAVQIAQDVPDVDVLLTGHTHQPIPKMLMHNKDGREVLLTQPNRWGSHLAEVQLKLNWNDAHWVVNSHDSKLLSVEAVAEDADVKRLSQAAHDTTLAYVNRKVGNTTAAFPGGFAGRYVDSPLADLINLVQEDAAHQAGHDVDVSLAALFTNDGALPAGDLTLRDAYSIYIYDNTLYVMEINGSILRRALEVNARYFATLDGNHLPAKPEDAKATTPTVPDFNWDLYSGIEYGYDLSRPTGSRLTHLRFHGKDVTDDQVFRIAINNYRAGGGGGYDMFREGSVLWTSADGVRDYIARYLEAHPNVSPVATNTCNFSLTPDLYGAYFAPTLGAAKCGAAP; from the coding sequence ATGCATTCCCCCCGTCTGGCGCGCGCAGTGCGTGCCGCGATTTCCTGTCTCGTCGGTGTCTGTCCCCTCCTCACCGCGTGCAATGACTCGGAAGGCCCCCCGCCCGTCACCGTCATCCCCCAAGCAGCCGATTTCTCGCCCCGGACGCTCACCCTCCTCCAGACGAGCGACCTGCACTCCAACATCTTCGCGTGGGACTACTTCACCGGGAAAGCCGACGCGAAGCGTGGCCTGGCCAAGGTCGCCGCTCTCGTCAAACAAGAGCGCGCCAAGAACCCCGACTGCACCCTGCTCGTCGATACCGGTGACACCATCCAGGGCACGCCGCTCGGCACGTATTACGCCCTCGTCGACAACAAGCCCCAGCACCCCATGGCCACCGCCATGAACGAGCTGGGCTATGCCGCCATGGCGCTCGGCAATCACGAGTTCAACTACGGGCTCGGCGTCCTCGGGAAGTTCAAGGGCGAGGTCCGCTTCCCCCTCCTCGGCGCCAACGTTCGCAAGAGCGCCGATGGCTCCGAGGCCTTCACGCCCTATGTCCTTCAGAACGTGTGCGGCGTGACGGTGGGCATCCTCGGCCTCGTCACGCCAGGCGTCACCACCTGGGAGCGGGCGGAGAACATTCCGGACCTGCGCTTCGATGATCCGCTGAAGACCGCGAAGACCTATGTGCCCCGGATGAAGGCCGCTGGCGCCGACATCATCGTGGTGGCCATCCACAGCGGTCCGGACAAGCAACCCACCGGGAGCGCCAGCGTCGCGGACTCGTGGCTCGCGGACTACGCGGACCCCACGAAGTGGAACGACCGAGGCAACCTCCCGGGCGAGAACGAGGCCGTCCAGATTGCTCAGGATGTGCCCGACGTGGACGTGCTCCTCACCGGACACACCCATCAGCCCATTCCGAAGATGCTGATGCACAACAAGGACGGGCGCGAGGTCCTCCTCACCCAACCCAATCGCTGGGGCAGCCATCTCGCCGAGGTCCAGCTCAAGCTCAACTGGAATGATGCCCACTGGGTCGTCAACAGCCACGACTCGAAGCTGCTCTCGGTGGAGGCGGTCGCGGAGGACGCGGACGTGAAGCGGCTCTCCCAGGCGGCGCATGACACCACCCTCGCGTATGTGAATCGGAAGGTGGGCAACACCACGGCCGCGTTCCCCGGAGGCTTCGCCGGGCGATACGTCGACAGCCCCCTCGCGGACCTCATCAACCTCGTGCAGGAAGATGCCGCGCATCAGGCCGGCCATGACGTGGACGTGTCCCTGGCGGCCCTCTTCACCAATGACGGCGCGCTGCCGGCCGGTGACCTCACCCTGCGCGACGCGTACAGCATCTACATCTACGACAACACGCTGTATGTGATGGAGATCAATGGCTCCATCCTGCGTCGCGCGCTGGAGGTGAATGCCCGCTACTTCGCCACGCTGGATGGCAACCACCTGCCCGCGAAGCCCGAGGACGCCAAGGCCACCACGCCCACCGTGCCGGACTTCAACTGGGACCTCTACTCGGGCATCGAGTACGGCTACGACCTCTCTCGGCCCACAGGCTCCCGGCTCACCCACCTGCGCTTCCACGGAAAAGACGTCACCGACGATCAGGTGTTCCGCATCGCCATCAACAACTACCGCGCGGGCGGTGGCGGCGGCTACGACATGTTCCGCGAGGGCAGCGTGCTCTGGACCTCCGCCGATGGCGTGCGTGATTACATCGCGCGCTACCTGGAGGCGCACCCCAACGTGTCTCCGGTCGCGACGAACACGTGCAACTTCTCGCTCACGCCGGACCTCTACGGCGCGTACTTCGCTCCCACGCTGGGCGCGGCGAAGTGTGGCGCGGCGCCGTAA